In a single window of the Fusarium falciforme chromosome 3, complete sequence genome:
- a CDS encoding Bifunctional cytochrome P450/NADPH--P450 reductase produces MAETVEIPTPAGLPLLGNIKSIDPEFPLGSMVSLAEQHGEIYRLKFPGRTVVIVSTQALVNETCNEKRFKKCVNSALTEIREGVHDGLFTAKLGEENWGIAHRVLMPAFGPLSIQRMFDEMHDIASQLALKWARYGPDSPIMVTDDFTRLTLDTLALCSMGYRFNSYYSPVLHPFIEAMGDFLTEAGEKPRRLPLPGIVYRERDRKYQQDIETMRSTAKEVLDARKAGGSTRKDLLTAMLEGVDTKTGKKMTDESIMDNLITFLIAGHETTSGLLSFAFYQLLTHPEAYQLAQKEVDQVVGKGPIQVGHLSKLPYLNGVLRETLRINATIPLFTVEAFEDTLLGGKYPVKAGETILNLLAKSQLDPTVFGDDANEFKPERMFDDNFARLNKEFPNSWKPFGNGMRACIGRPFAWQEALLVMVMLLQNFNFVLDPGYELGFKQTLTIKPKDMHMRAILRDNLTPTTLERRLAGLPVSETEEANGVNGKPSDANDGVPMTVLYGSNSGTCESLAQRVATDAAEHGFHVTKIDCLDTANGNLPSDQPVVIITASYEGQPPDNAGHFVAWVEKADQETKPLKDVSYAVFGCGHKDWVQTFHRIPKLVDRTLEQLGATRLVDIGLTDASENMVFSDFEAWEDNIMWPALEARYNSESKKSSADKGLSVKSSNFRTLTLRQDVKEATVVETKTLTSSTDVKSKKKHIEVQLPEGTQYTAGDYLAVLPINPQEVVRRALRRFKLPMDAHLEISSSTPTVLPTDTSVSALDVLSSYVELSQPATKRNLLAIAEAAPDEETKAALTSLSEETYVEEVGNKRVSVLEILERYPSVDLPIGDFLQMLPSIRIRQYSISSSPLWNQSRATITFSVLKGPALSGQGTYNGVATSYLDSLADGDTLQVAIRSSPAAFSLPSNPEQTPIICIAAGSGLAPFRGFIQQRAIMIESGRKLAPSLLFFGCRAPDQDDLYRDEFDDWQKLGAVDVRRAYSRHGDGCKYVHHRIWQDKEDFIELWEKGATVYVCGSRVMADSVREVMIKVKSEMEKRSGGEMSVEEAKKWFDEQRNVRYVMDVFD; encoded by the exons ATGGCCGAGACAGTCGAGATTCCAACGCCTGCGGGCTTGCCTCTGTTGGGGAACATCAAATCGATTGACCCCGAGTTCCCATTGGGATCTATGGTGTCGCTTGCTGAGCAGCATG GCGAGATCTACCGTTTGAAATTCCCTGGCCGAACTGTCGTCATTGTCTCCACACAAGCTCTGGTCAACGAGACGTGCAACGAGAAGCGGTTCAAGAAGTGCGTCAACTCAGCACTCACT GAAATTCGAGAAGGAGTTCACGATGGACTCTTTACT GCGAAACTTGGAGAGGAGAACTGGGGCATAGCTCATAGAGTGCTGATGCCAGCTTTTGGCCCTTTGTCGATCCAGCGCATGTTTGACGAAATGCACGATATTGCCTCCCAACTGGCTCTCAAGTGGGCGCGATACGGACCTGATTCTCCCATAATGGTGACGGATGACTTTACTCGCCTAACTCTCGACACACTGGCTTTGTGCTCTATGGGCTACAGATTCAACAGCTACTACTCTCCGGTCCTGCACCCCTTTATCGAAGCAATGGGTGATTTTCTCACAGAAGCTGGAGAAAAGCCTCGAAGACTACCTCTGCCTGGAATCGTCTATCGCGAGCGCGACCGCAAGTATCAACAGGATATCGAAACCATGAGAAGCACCGCCAAGGAGGTTCTCGACGCCCGAAAAGCCGGTGGAAGCACGCGAAAGGATCTTTTAACGGCAATGCTTGAGGGTGTGGACACGAAAACCGGTAAGAAGATGACTGACGAGAGTATCATGGACAACTTGATCACCTTCCTCATTGCTGGGCACGAAACCACATCAGGACTCCTTTCGTTTGCTTTCTATCAGCTTCTCACACACCCAGAGGCTTACCAGCTGGCTCAGAAAGAGGTGGATCAAGTCGTCGGAAAAGGGCCCATCCAAGTTGGACACCTCTCCAAGCTCCCTTACCTGAACGGTGTTCTCAGAGAAACCCTTCGTATCAACGCTACCATTCCTCTCTTCACTGTCGAGGCTTTCGAAGATACCCTGCTTGGAGGCAAGTATCCCGTCAAGGCTGGCGAAACCattctcaacctcctcgccaAATCGCAACTTGATCCCACCGTGTTTGGCGATGATGCAAACGAGTTTAAGCCAGAACGCATGTTCGATGACAACTTTGCTAGGCTGAACAAGGAATTTCCAAACTCGTGGAAACCCTTTGGCAATGGCATGCGAGCCTGCATCGGAAGGCCTTTTGCCTGGCAGGAAGCTCTGCTCGTCATGGTTATGCTCTTGCAGAATTTCAACTTTGTTCTTGATCCCGGCTACGAGCTCGGCTTCAAGCAGACGTTGACGATCAAGCCCAAGGATATGCACATGCGGGCGATCCTAAGGGATAATCTCACGCCGACGACACTTGAGCGACGTCTGGCCGGTTTGCCTGTTTCTGAAACGGAGGAGGCGAATGGGGTGAATGGCAAGCCTTCTGACGCCAATGACGGTGTCCCTATGACAGTCTTGTACGGATCTAATAGTGGAACATGCGAGTCTTTGGCACAGAGAGTTGCGACTGATGCTGCAGAGCATGGGTTCCACGTCACCAAGATTGACTGTCTTGATACGGCAAATGGGAATCTGCCCTCAGATCAGCCTGTCGTTATCATCACTGCATCATACGAAGGACAGCCTCCCGATAATGCTGGACATTTTGTTGCCTGGGTTGAGAAAGCTGACCAAGAGACCAAGCCACTCAAGGATGTCTCGTATGCCGTCTTTGGCTGTGGTCACAAGGATTGGGTCCAGACCTTCCACCGCATTCCTAAGCTTGTGGACCGTACTCTTGAGCAGCTTGGTGCTACTCGACTTGTCGACATTGGCCTTACAGATGCATCTGAGAACATGGTCTTCAGTGACTTTGAGGCATGGGAGGATAACATCATGTGGCCTGCTCTTGAGGCACGTTACAACTCCGAGTCTAAGAAGAGTTCTGCAGACAAGGGATTGAGCGTCAAGAGCTCCAACTTCAGGACTCTTACCCTCCGCCAAGATGTCAAGGAGGCGACGGTTGTCGAAACCAAGACCCTCACGAGCAGCACCGAtgtcaagtccaagaagaagcacatTGAGGTGCAATTACCCGAAGGCACGCAGTACACGGCGGGAGACTACCTTGCCGTTCTGCCCATCAATCCACAGGAAGTTGTTCGTCGGGCATTGAGGAGGTTCAAGCTTCCAATGGATGCTCATCTTGAGATTTCGAGCAGTACGCCGACCGTACTCCCCACGGACACGTCTGTGTCAGCGCTGGATGTGTTGAGTTCCTACGTTGAGCTTTCGCAGCCGGCCACAAAGAGG AACCTTCTTGCCATTGCTGAAGCTGCACCTGATGAAGAGACCAAAGCTGCTCTAACCTCCCTGTCCGAGGAAACATACGTTGAGGAGGTCGGGAACAAGCGTGTGTCGGTTCTAGAAATCCTGGAACGGTATCCCTCAGTTGATCTACCTATCGGAGACTTTTTGCAGATGCTGCCATCCATCCGGATCCGTCAATA CTCGATCTCCTCATCTCCACTGTGGAACCAATCTCGCGCGACAATCACCTTCTCCGTGCTCAAGGGGCCAGCTTTATCAGGCCAAGGCACATATAATGGTGTTGCAACTTCTTATCTCGACTCTCTAGCTGATGGCGACACACTACAAGTTGCCATCCGGTCATCGCCTGCTGCTTTCAGCTTGCCGTCAAACCCGGAACAGACCCCGATAATCTGCATTGCGGCTGGATCAGGACTTGCACCGTTCAGGGGTTTCATCCAGCAACGAGCCATCATGATCGAATCAGGTCGCAAGCTTGCGCCAAGTCTGCTCTTCTTCGGGTGTCGCGCTCCTGATCAAGATGATCTTTACCGTGACGAGTTTGACGACTGGCAGAAGCTGGGTGCAGTAGATGTGCGACGAGCGTACAGTCGACACGGAGACGGGTGCAAATATGTCCACCATCGCATCTGGCAAGACAAGGAAGATTTTATTGAACTCTGGGAGAAGGGTGCTACCGTGTATGTGTGTGGTTCCAGGGTTATGGCTGATTCAGTAAGAGAGGTTATGATTAAGGTGAAGTctgagatggagaagagatCCGGGGGCGAAATGAGCGTTGAGGAGGCGAAGAAGTGGTTTGATGAGCAAAGGAATGTGCGATACGTAATGGACGTATTTGATTAG